The following proteins are encoded in a genomic region of Ailuropoda melanoleuca isolate Jingjing chromosome 10, ASM200744v2, whole genome shotgun sequence:
- the LOC117804139 gene encoding elongation factor 1-alpha 1: protein MGKEKTHINIVVIGHVDSGKSTTTGHLIYKCGGIDKRTIEKFEKEAAEMGKGSFKYAWVLDKLKAERERGITIDISLWKFETSKYYVTIIDAPGHRDFIKNMITGTSQADCAVLIVAAGVGEFEAGISKNGQTREHALLAYTLGVKQLIVGVNKMDSTEPPYSQKRYEEIVKEVSTYIKKIGYNPDTVAFVPISGWNGDNMLEPSANMPWFKGWKVTRKDGNASGTTLLEALDCILPPTRPTDKPLRLPLQDVYKIGGIGTVPVGRVETGVLKPGMVVTFAPVNVTTEVKSVEMHHEALSEALPGDNVGFNVKNVSVKDVRRGNVAGDSKNDPPMEAAGFTAQVIILNHPGQISAGYAPVLDCHTAHIACKFAELKEKIDRRSGKKLEDGPKFLKSGDAAIVDMVPGKPMCVESFSDYPPLGRFAVRDMRQTVAVGVIKAVDKKAAGAGKVTKSAQKAQKAK from the coding sequence atgggaaaggagaagacTCACATCAACATCGTCGTCATTGGACACGTAGATTCGGGCAAGTCTACCACTACTGGTCATCTGATCTACAAATGTGGTGGGATCGACAAAAGAACTATTGAGAAATTCGAGAAGGAGGCTGCTGAGATGGGAAAGGGCTCCTTCAAGTATGCCTGGGTCTTGGATAAACTAAAAGCTGAACGTGAACGTGGTATCACCATTGATATCTCCCTGTGGAAATTCGAGACCAGCAAGTATTACGTGACCATTATCGATGCCCCAGGACACAGAGACTTCATCAAAAACATGATTACAGGAACATCTCAGGCTGACTGTGCTGTCCTGATTGTTGCTGCTGGTGTTGGTGAATTTGAAGCAGGTATCTCCAAGAATGGGCAGACCCGTGAGCATGCCCTTCTGGCTTACACACTGGGTGTAAAACAGCTGATTGTTGGTGTTAACAAAATGgattccactgagccaccctacAGCCAGAAGAGATACGAGGAAATTGTTAAGGAAGTCagcacctacattaagaaaattggCTACAACCCCGACACAGTAGCATTTGTGCCAATTTCTGGTTGGAATGGTGACAACATGCTGGAGCCAAGTGCTAACATGCCTTGGTTCAAGGGATGGAAAGTCACCCGTAAAGATGGGAACGCCAGTGGAACCACACTGCTTGAAGCTCTGGATTGCATTCTGCCACCAACTCGTCCTACTGACAAGCCCTTGCGTCTGCCTCTCCAGGATGTCTACAAAATTGGTGGTATTGGTACTGTCCCTGTGGGCCGAGTGGAGACTGGTGTTCTTAAACCTGGCATGGTGGTCACCTTTGCTCCAGTCAATGTTACAACTGAAGTAAAGTCTGTTGAAATGCACCATGAAGCGTTGAGTGAGGCTCTTCCTGGGGACAATGTGGGCTTCAATGTCAAGAACGTATCTGTCAAAGATGTTCGTCGTGGCAATGTGGCTGGTGACAGCAAAAATGACCCACCAATGGAGGCAGCTGGTTTCACGGCTCAGGTGATTATCCTGAACCATCCAGGCCAAATCAGTGCTGGATATGCACCTGTGCTGGATTGTCACACAGCTCACATTGCTTGCAAGTTCgctgagctgaaggagaagatAGATCGTCGTTctgggaaaaagctggaagatgGTCCCAAGTTCTTGAAATCTGGTGATGCTGCCATTGTTGATATGGTTCCTGGCAAGCCTATGTGTGTTGAGAGCTTCTCTGACTATCCTCCTCTGGGCCGTTTTGCTGTTCGTGACATGAGACAGACGGTTGCTGTGGGTGTCATCAAAGCAGTGgacaagaaggcagctggagctggcaAGGTCACCAAGTCTGCCCAGAAAGCTCAGAAGGCTAAATGA